The following proteins are co-located in the Seriola aureovittata isolate HTS-2021-v1 ecotype China chromosome 7, ASM2101889v1, whole genome shotgun sequence genome:
- the dbf4 gene encoding protein DBF4 homolog A, with translation MKENNMKPKRIQRHRAPSWQGKGVNTGDKTTLSQAKPTSRVSSSTQSKPFAGRVFYLDLPSNRTAETLESDIKELGGTVEKFFSKEIKYLVSNKREAKYVQCLRQDTPVPSPDSGPSSPHPRSNPQRPGSHGDNIKNRSQGQADTFVTSRGKSLVERVVKEQERVQMNKILSNALEWGVKILYIDDVIAYVQKRKKNGGQCPRTTAVKASVKAQSAAKQGFQKCKGGRISKPFVKVEDSSRHYRPIYLTMPNIPEFNLKAVPPCSPFCVEDKDPPGNKQQGHRGGKASATEERAHGRKKNKDKKRGGYCECCMIKYENLITHLQSERHKAFSKSDEYLVVDRQVSMLHCNFIHTKTKVKRPKCSVSSVLVAPGPCGKTELRHKGDLNTTETIKEVQHQTVSVGSYSGQPACQTHREGDRRNCYTHSDRSKHKSLACKRPCRQNPRQNPCTEKAERAQIPQPKMETAPSRGECLISFPSRVAQVDSVDQISHKDMNSSTSLFHNINAQNDSPKRLNVVTNKQGESVKNKDSLLFEAAQKGNVMPGNNLTENKEGSLLPQSFSPVRKIQRRIRVYKRKRRKVDTHFEHVKPCDAPDNSMLWELFQSSDDMGSEFRGFED, from the exons ATGAAAGAGAATAATATGAAGCCAAAACGCATTCAGAGGCACAGAGCACCCTCTTGGCAAG GAAAAGGCGTCAACACTGGGGACAAGACAACACTGAGCCAAGCTAAGCCAACGTCGCGTGTGTCGTCTTCTACTCAAAGCAAACCTTTTGCTGGGAGAGTATTTTACCTGGACCTGCCATCAAATAGAACAGCAGAGACACTGGAGAGTGACATCAAAGAACTGGGAGGG acTGTTGAGAAGTTCTTCAGTAAGGAAATTAAGTATCTAGTGTCCAACAAGAGGGAGGCCAAATATGTACAGTGCCTCCGACAGGACACTCCTGTCCCCAGCCCGGACTCTGGACCGAGTTCACCTCACCCTCGTTCAAACCCGCAGCGGCCTGGCAGCCATGGggacaacattaaaaacaggtcTCAGGGTCAAGCAGACACA TTTGTCACAAGTCGAGGGAAGTCTTTGGTGGAGAGAGTGGTGAAAGAGCAG gaGAGGGTACAAATGAACAAGATTCTGTCAAATGCTCTGGAGTGGGGTGTGAAAATCCTCTACATAGACG ATGTTATAGCGTATgtgcagaagagaaaaaagaacgGCGGCCAATGTCCTAGGACCACTGCTGTCAAAGCAAGC GTCAAAGCTCAGTCAGCAGCAAAGCAAGGCTTTCAGAAATGTAAAG gTGGGCGAATCAGTAAACCCTTTGTCAAGGTTGAGGATTCAAGCAG ACACTACCGTCCAATCTACCTCACAATGCCAAACATACCTGAGTTCAACCTGAAGGCTGTTCCACCTTGTAGTCCCTTCTGTGTGGAGGACAAGGATCCTCCTGGGAACAAACAGCAAGGACACAG AGGTGGGAAGGCCTCAGCCACTGAGGAGAGAGCTCACGGCCGAAAGAAGAACAAAGACAAGAAGCGAGGCGGCTACTGCGAGTGCTGTATGATCAAATATGAAAACCTCATCACG catcTACAGAGTGAACGTCACAAGGCTTTCTCCAAGAGTGACGAGTACCTGGTGGTGGACAGACAGGTTTCAATGCTTCACTGCAACTTCATCCACACCAAAACTAAAGTTAAAAG ACCAaagtgcagtgtttcctctgttctgGTTGCTCCTGGACCATGTGGGAAAACTGAGCTAAGACACAAGGGAGATCTTAATACCACAGAGACTATTAAAGAGGTCCAGCATCAGACTGTCAGTGTGGGATCTTATTCAGGACAACCTGCTTGTCAGactcacagagagggagacaggaggaaCTGCTACACTCACTCAGACAGATCCAAGCACAAATCTCTTGCATGTAAAAGGCCGTGCAGACAGAATCCCAGACAGAATCCTTGCACTGAAAAAGCTGAGCGGGCTCAAATTCCTCAGCCCAAGATGGAAACAGCCCCCTCTAGAGGTGAATGTCTCATCTCTTTTCCCTCCAGAGTTGCTCAGGTCGACTCGGTGGACCAAATATCtcacaaagacatgaacagcTCAACCTCACTCTTCCATAATATCAATGCACAGAATGATTCCCCTAAACGCCTAAATGTTGTGACAAATAAACAAGGGGAGTCTGTCAAGAACAAGGATTCCTTACTGTTTGAGGCTGCTCAGAAAGGAAACGTAATGCCTGGAAACAACcttacagaaaataaagaggGAAGTCTTCTTCCACAAAGCTTCTCCCCAGTCCGGAAAATACAGAGAAGGATCCGAGTTTATAAACGGAAAAGGCGGAAAGTAGACACACACTTTGAACATGTAAAGCCATGTGATGCTCCTGACAACTCCATGCTTTGGGAGCTTTTCCAGTCAAGTGATGACATGGGCTCGGAGTTTCGTGGATTTGAAGactaa
- the slc25a40 gene encoding probable mitochondrial glutathione transporter SLC25A40 isoform X2 encodes MSGQSSTPGVSNGITPLQQMVASCSGAILTSLFVTPLDVVKIRLQAQKSPFPKGKCFVYCNGLMDHLCVCENGNSKAWYKAPGHFSGTLDAFVKIVRREGIKALWSGLPPTLVMAVPATVIYFTCYDQLCAALRVRMGTWAEEAPLLAGAIARVGSATVISPLELIRTKLQSQKQSYRELTDCIRSAVETEGWLSLWRGLGPTLLRDVPFSAMYWYNYEKGKSLLCEHYKTREPTFTITFISGAASGSIASIVTLPFDVVKTRRQVELGELQAKNLSCQVSSSTFSVMSRIVAQYGFGGLFAGFLPRLIKVAPACAIMISTYEFGKAFFRKHNQESILRPLQTSNT; translated from the exons ATGAGTGGTCAAAGTTCTACTCCTGGAGTCAGTAATGGCATCACTCCGCTCCAGCAGATGGTGGCGTCCTGCTCCGGAGCCATTCTCACATCTCTGTTTG ttACACCTTTGGATGTTGTGAAGATCAGACTTCAAGCACAGAAGAGTCCCTTCCCCAAAG gTAAATGCTTTGTCTACTGTAATGGACTCATGGAccacttatgtgtgtgtgaaaacggCAACTCCAAGGCCTGGTACAAAGCCCCCGGTCACTTCAGTGGCACACTG GATGCTTTTGTCAAGATTGTACGGCGAGAGGGAATAAAGGCTTTATGGAGCGGTCTACCCCCAACCCT TGTGATGGCGGTTCCAGCTACAGTGATCTACTTCACGTGCTACGACCAGCTGTGTGCAGCGCTCAGGGTCAGGATGGGCACCTGGGCTGAGGAGGCTCCTCTCCTGGCAGGAGCTATCGCTAGAG TGGGTTCGGCGACAGTGATCAGCCCTCTGGAGCTGATCCGCACCAAGCTGCAGTCTCAGAAACAGTCGTACAGGGAGCTGACTGACTGCATCCGCTCAGCAGTGGAGACAGAGGGCTGGCTGTCTCTGTGGCGAGGTTTGGGACCCACGCTGCTCCGAGACGTGCCCTTCTCAGCCATGTACTGGTACAACTACGAGAAGGGCAAGAGCTTGCTGTGTGAGCACTACAAAACCAGAGAACCCACATTCACCATCACCTTCATATCTGGAGCTGCGTCTGGCTCT ATTGCGTCCATTGTAACATTACCTTTTGATGTTGTCAAAACGAGAAGGCAGGTGGAGCTGGGAGAGCTACAAGCAAAGAATT TATCATGTCAGGTCTCATCCTCCACCTTCAGTGTGATGAGCAGGATCGTGGCACAGTACGGCTTTGGCGGTCTGTTTGCAG GTTTCCTCCCCAGGCTGATCAAAGTGGCCCCGGCCTGTGCCATCATGATCAGCACTTATGAGTTTGGGAAGGCCTTTTTCCGCAAACACAACCAGGAGAGCATACTCAGGCCGCTGCAGACCAGCAACACCTGA
- the slc25a40 gene encoding probable mitochondrial glutathione transporter SLC25A40 isoform X1 — MSGQSSTPGVSNGITPLQQMVASCSGAILTSLFVTPLDVVKIRLQAQKSPFPKGIMNMGKCFVYCNGLMDHLCVCENGNSKAWYKAPGHFSGTLDAFVKIVRREGIKALWSGLPPTLVMAVPATVIYFTCYDQLCAALRVRMGTWAEEAPLLAGAIARVGSATVISPLELIRTKLQSQKQSYRELTDCIRSAVETEGWLSLWRGLGPTLLRDVPFSAMYWYNYEKGKSLLCEHYKTREPTFTITFISGAASGSIASIVTLPFDVVKTRRQVELGELQAKNLSCQVSSSTFSVMSRIVAQYGFGGLFAGFLPRLIKVAPACAIMISTYEFGKAFFRKHNQESILRPLQTSNT, encoded by the exons ATGAGTGGTCAAAGTTCTACTCCTGGAGTCAGTAATGGCATCACTCCGCTCCAGCAGATGGTGGCGTCCTGCTCCGGAGCCATTCTCACATCTCTGTTTG ttACACCTTTGGATGTTGTGAAGATCAGACTTCAAGCACAGAAGAGTCCCTTCCCCAAAGGTATAATGAATATGG gTAAATGCTTTGTCTACTGTAATGGACTCATGGAccacttatgtgtgtgtgaaaacggCAACTCCAAGGCCTGGTACAAAGCCCCCGGTCACTTCAGTGGCACACTG GATGCTTTTGTCAAGATTGTACGGCGAGAGGGAATAAAGGCTTTATGGAGCGGTCTACCCCCAACCCT TGTGATGGCGGTTCCAGCTACAGTGATCTACTTCACGTGCTACGACCAGCTGTGTGCAGCGCTCAGGGTCAGGATGGGCACCTGGGCTGAGGAGGCTCCTCTCCTGGCAGGAGCTATCGCTAGAG TGGGTTCGGCGACAGTGATCAGCCCTCTGGAGCTGATCCGCACCAAGCTGCAGTCTCAGAAACAGTCGTACAGGGAGCTGACTGACTGCATCCGCTCAGCAGTGGAGACAGAGGGCTGGCTGTCTCTGTGGCGAGGTTTGGGACCCACGCTGCTCCGAGACGTGCCCTTCTCAGCCATGTACTGGTACAACTACGAGAAGGGCAAGAGCTTGCTGTGTGAGCACTACAAAACCAGAGAACCCACATTCACCATCACCTTCATATCTGGAGCTGCGTCTGGCTCT ATTGCGTCCATTGTAACATTACCTTTTGATGTTGTCAAAACGAGAAGGCAGGTGGAGCTGGGAGAGCTACAAGCAAAGAATT TATCATGTCAGGTCTCATCCTCCACCTTCAGTGTGATGAGCAGGATCGTGGCACAGTACGGCTTTGGCGGTCTGTTTGCAG GTTTCCTCCCCAGGCTGATCAAAGTGGCCCCGGCCTGTGCCATCATGATCAGCACTTATGAGTTTGGGAAGGCCTTTTTCCGCAAACACAACCAGGAGAGCATACTCAGGCCGCTGCAGACCAGCAACACCTGA
- the rundc3b gene encoding RUN domain-containing protein 3B isoform X3: MASLGVGLHLIRKRGAVRSTAVERRNLLTVCRFSVKTLLDRSCFETIDDSSPEFINFVSILEHVLNHRLKGQTTWFGYESPRSFWDYIKAACGKVPHNCIRSIESMENVRSSRAKGRAWIRVVLMEKRLSEYISSALRDFKTTRRFYEDGAIMLGEEAGLLADTLIGLNTIDFSFCLKGDGLDGSCPAVIDYTPYLKFTQNADSISSDEEEMRTMGSSGSESSTPDKTATAASIFTEQSNLVSKCKRFEQKYRLALEQKGYLEELVRLREAQLSEAVSHNKALQQNLADTHLSHTLEKEQLEYIILELQDQLQELTAHLTNQWPSPDALDANAVALDTLLYRKSTGQWDEKSFQSLEQLSADMSLSQTSLEPSHTLSLEARPTGTQWPHQDKEETPSLRGLCGSLTSVASYKSLASLKSSECLASPATEISSPGITPS; encoded by the exons GTTTTCAGTGAAGACTCTGCTGGACCGCTCCTGTTTTGAGACAATAGATGACTCATCTCCAGAGTTCATTAACTTCGTCTCCATCCTGGAGCACGTCCTCAATCATCGActcaaag gtCAGACTACTTGGTTCGGCTATGAGAGTCCTCGGAGTTTCTGGGATTACATAAAAGCAGCCTGCGGTAAAGTCCCTCATAATTGCATTCGAAGCATTGAGAGCATGGAGAATGTGCGATCGTCCAGGGCTAAG gGCAGGGCATGGATCAGAGTGGTCCTGATGGAGAAGAGACTGTCAGAATACATCTCATCTGCACTGAGGGACTTCAAAACCACCAG GAGGTTTTACGAGGATGGAGCCATCATGCTGGGAGAGGAGGCGGGGCTTTTAGCGGACACGCTCATCGGACTCAACACCATCGACTTCAG CTTCTGTCTGAAAGGGGACGGTCTGGACGGCAGCTGCCCCGCCGTGATTGACTACACGCCTTACCTGAAGTTCACTCAGAA TGCAGACAGCATCAGCAGTGacgaggaggagatgaggactATGGGGAGCAGCGGCAGTGAGAGCAGCACCCCCGACAAAACGGCCACCGCCGCCTCCATCTTCACCGAGCAGAGCAACTTGGTCAGCAAGTGCAAACGCTTTGAGCAGAAGTATCGCTTGGCACTGGAGCAGAAG GGTTACCTGGAAGAGCTGGTCCGTCTACGAGAAGCCCAGCTGTCGGAGGCCGTGTCTCACAATAAAGCTCTTCAGCAGAACCTAGCAGACACACACCTCTCCCACACACTGGAGAAGGAACAGCTTGAGTACATCATACTGGAACTACAGGATCAACT ACAGGAGTTGACAGCTCATCTGACCAATCAGTGGCCGTCTCCTGACGCCTTGGATGCCAATGCTGTTGCTTTGGACACACTGCTGTACAGGAAGAGCACGGGACAGTGGGATGA GAAGAGCTTCCAGAGTCTGGAGCAGCTGTCTGCAGACATGAGCCTCTCCCAGACTTCTCTTGAAccgtcacacacactgagtctgGAGGCCAGGCCGACCGGCACACAGTGGCCCCACCAAG ATAAAGAGGAAACTCCTTCCCTAAGAGGTCTGTGTGGCTCCCTGACCTCCGTCGCCAGCTACAAGTCTCTGGCCAGCCTGAAGTCTAGCGAGTGTTTGGCCAGTCCTGCAACGGAGATCAGCAGCCCAGGCATCACTCCGTCATAG
- the rundc3b gene encoding RUN domain-containing protein 3B isoform X2, translating into MASLGVGLHLIRKRGAVRSTAVERRNLLTVCRFSVKTLLDRSCFETIDDSSPEFINFVSILEHVLNHRLKGQTTWFGYESPRSFWDYIKAACGKVPHNCIRSIESMENVRSSRAKGRAWIRVVLMEKRLSEYISSALRDFKTTRFYEDGAIMLGEEAGLLADTLIGLNTIDFSFCLKGDGLDGSCPAVIDYTPYLKFTQNADSISSDEEEMRTMGSSGSESSTPDKTATAASIFTEQSNLVSKCKRFEQKYRLALEQKGYLEELVRLREAQLSEAVSHNKALQQNLADTHLSHTLEKEQLEYIILELQDQLTVLKNNDLRSRQELTAHLTNQWPSPDALDANAVALDTLLYRKSTGQWDEKSFQSLEQLSADMSLSQTSLEPSHTLSLEARPTGTQWPHQDKEETPSLRGLCGSLTSVASYKSLASLKSSECLASPATEISSPGITPS; encoded by the exons GTTTTCAGTGAAGACTCTGCTGGACCGCTCCTGTTTTGAGACAATAGATGACTCATCTCCAGAGTTCATTAACTTCGTCTCCATCCTGGAGCACGTCCTCAATCATCGActcaaag gtCAGACTACTTGGTTCGGCTATGAGAGTCCTCGGAGTTTCTGGGATTACATAAAAGCAGCCTGCGGTAAAGTCCCTCATAATTGCATTCGAAGCATTGAGAGCATGGAGAATGTGCGATCGTCCAGGGCTAAG gGCAGGGCATGGATCAGAGTGGTCCTGATGGAGAAGAGACTGTCAGAATACATCTCATCTGCACTGAGGGACTTCAAAACCACCAG GTTTTACGAGGATGGAGCCATCATGCTGGGAGAGGAGGCGGGGCTTTTAGCGGACACGCTCATCGGACTCAACACCATCGACTTCAG CTTCTGTCTGAAAGGGGACGGTCTGGACGGCAGCTGCCCCGCCGTGATTGACTACACGCCTTACCTGAAGTTCACTCAGAA TGCAGACAGCATCAGCAGTGacgaggaggagatgaggactATGGGGAGCAGCGGCAGTGAGAGCAGCACCCCCGACAAAACGGCCACCGCCGCCTCCATCTTCACCGAGCAGAGCAACTTGGTCAGCAAGTGCAAACGCTTTGAGCAGAAGTATCGCTTGGCACTGGAGCAGAAG GGTTACCTGGAAGAGCTGGTCCGTCTACGAGAAGCCCAGCTGTCGGAGGCCGTGTCTCACAATAAAGCTCTTCAGCAGAACCTAGCAGACACACACCTCTCCCACACACTGGAGAAGGAACAGCTTGAGTACATCATACTGGAACTACAGGATCAACT GACAGTGCTGAAGAACAATGATTTGCGGTCCAGACAGGAGTTGACAGCTCATCTGACCAATCAGTGGCCGTCTCCTGACGCCTTGGATGCCAATGCTGTTGCTTTGGACACACTGCTGTACAGGAAGAGCACGGGACAGTGGGATGA GAAGAGCTTCCAGAGTCTGGAGCAGCTGTCTGCAGACATGAGCCTCTCCCAGACTTCTCTTGAAccgtcacacacactgagtctgGAGGCCAGGCCGACCGGCACACAGTGGCCCCACCAAG ATAAAGAGGAAACTCCTTCCCTAAGAGGTCTGTGTGGCTCCCTGACCTCCGTCGCCAGCTACAAGTCTCTGGCCAGCCTGAAGTCTAGCGAGTGTTTGGCCAGTCCTGCAACGGAGATCAGCAGCCCAGGCATCACTCCGTCATAG
- the rundc3b gene encoding RUN domain-containing protein 3B isoform X1: MASLGVGLHLIRKRGAVRSTAVERRNLLTVCRFSVKTLLDRSCFETIDDSSPEFINFVSILEHVLNHRLKGQTTWFGYESPRSFWDYIKAACGKVPHNCIRSIESMENVRSSRAKGRAWIRVVLMEKRLSEYISSALRDFKTTRRFYEDGAIMLGEEAGLLADTLIGLNTIDFSFCLKGDGLDGSCPAVIDYTPYLKFTQNADSISSDEEEMRTMGSSGSESSTPDKTATAASIFTEQSNLVSKCKRFEQKYRLALEQKGYLEELVRLREAQLSEAVSHNKALQQNLADTHLSHTLEKEQLEYIILELQDQLTVLKNNDLRSRQELTAHLTNQWPSPDALDANAVALDTLLYRKSTGQWDEKSFQSLEQLSADMSLSQTSLEPSHTLSLEARPTGTQWPHQDKEETPSLRGLCGSLTSVASYKSLASLKSSECLASPATEISSPGITPS, translated from the exons GTTTTCAGTGAAGACTCTGCTGGACCGCTCCTGTTTTGAGACAATAGATGACTCATCTCCAGAGTTCATTAACTTCGTCTCCATCCTGGAGCACGTCCTCAATCATCGActcaaag gtCAGACTACTTGGTTCGGCTATGAGAGTCCTCGGAGTTTCTGGGATTACATAAAAGCAGCCTGCGGTAAAGTCCCTCATAATTGCATTCGAAGCATTGAGAGCATGGAGAATGTGCGATCGTCCAGGGCTAAG gGCAGGGCATGGATCAGAGTGGTCCTGATGGAGAAGAGACTGTCAGAATACATCTCATCTGCACTGAGGGACTTCAAAACCACCAG GAGGTTTTACGAGGATGGAGCCATCATGCTGGGAGAGGAGGCGGGGCTTTTAGCGGACACGCTCATCGGACTCAACACCATCGACTTCAG CTTCTGTCTGAAAGGGGACGGTCTGGACGGCAGCTGCCCCGCCGTGATTGACTACACGCCTTACCTGAAGTTCACTCAGAA TGCAGACAGCATCAGCAGTGacgaggaggagatgaggactATGGGGAGCAGCGGCAGTGAGAGCAGCACCCCCGACAAAACGGCCACCGCCGCCTCCATCTTCACCGAGCAGAGCAACTTGGTCAGCAAGTGCAAACGCTTTGAGCAGAAGTATCGCTTGGCACTGGAGCAGAAG GGTTACCTGGAAGAGCTGGTCCGTCTACGAGAAGCCCAGCTGTCGGAGGCCGTGTCTCACAATAAAGCTCTTCAGCAGAACCTAGCAGACACACACCTCTCCCACACACTGGAGAAGGAACAGCTTGAGTACATCATACTGGAACTACAGGATCAACT GACAGTGCTGAAGAACAATGATTTGCGGTCCAGACAGGAGTTGACAGCTCATCTGACCAATCAGTGGCCGTCTCCTGACGCCTTGGATGCCAATGCTGTTGCTTTGGACACACTGCTGTACAGGAAGAGCACGGGACAGTGGGATGA GAAGAGCTTCCAGAGTCTGGAGCAGCTGTCTGCAGACATGAGCCTCTCCCAGACTTCTCTTGAAccgtcacacacactgagtctgGAGGCCAGGCCGACCGGCACACAGTGGCCCCACCAAG ATAAAGAGGAAACTCCTTCCCTAAGAGGTCTGTGTGGCTCCCTGACCTCCGTCGCCAGCTACAAGTCTCTGGCCAGCCTGAAGTCTAGCGAGTGTTTGGCCAGTCCTGCAACGGAGATCAGCAGCCCAGGCATCACTCCGTCATAG